A part of Brassica rapa cultivar Chiifu-401-42 chromosome A05, CAAS_Brap_v3.01, whole genome shotgun sequence genomic DNA contains:
- the LOC103868650 gene encoding B3 domain-containing protein REM19: MNMDSAQNEFNKRARLFEDRQKEETRVTHPLIPKSNAPLNEGYEGSTTTQSLFTDSKPEVATPKVPKKRGRKKKNPNPEEINSSTPENSSKFYKSASDRKRTVTAEERERAISAAKTYEPTNPFFRVVLRPSYLYRGCIMYLPSGFAEKYLSGIAGFIKLQLGEKQWPVRCLYKAGRAKFSQGWYEFTLENNIGEGDVCVFELLRTRDFVLKVTAFRVTQYV; the protein is encoded by the exons ATGAACATGGATTCTGCACAAAATGAGTTCAACAAACGCGCTCGATTGTTTGAAGACCGTCAAAAAGAAGAGACGAGGGTCACTCATCCATTGATCCCTAAATCTAATGCACCCCTGAATGAAGGGTATGAGGGTTCTACCACCACCCAGAGCTTGTTCACTGATTCTAAACCTGAAGTGGCGACTCCGAAAGTACCTAAGAAGAgaggaaggaagaagaagaatcctAATCCCG AGGAAATAAACTCGTCGACTCCGGAGAACAGCTCAAAGTTCTACAAGAGTGCTTCTGATAGAAAGAGAACTGTAACTGctgaggaaagagagagagccATCAGTGCAGCCAAAACGTACGAGCCGACCAATCCTTTCTTTAGAGTTGTTCTGCGACCATCGTATCTGTACAGAGGCTGCATCATG TACTTGCCTTCTGGGTTTGCTGAGAAGTACCTGAGCGGGATAGCTGGTTTCATCAAGCTTCAGCTCGGGGAGAAACAATGGCCAGTGAGGTGCCTTTACAAAGCAGGGAGGGCTAAGTTTAGCCAAGGATGGTATGAGTTCACACTCGAGAACAATATAGGTGAAGGAGATGTTTGTGTGTTCGAGCTTCTCAGAACTCGAGATTTCGTTCTGAAAGTCACCGCCTTTCGCGTCACTCAGTACGTGTGA